Proteins from a genomic interval of Chloroflexota bacterium:
- a CDS encoding Rieske 2Fe-2S domain-containing protein translates to MSEQKTKKSLSRSQFLGIAWGGSLSLIFAQATVALLKFIEPVSSGGFGGSIYAGLIDEFAINSINRILAGRFFLSRTEDGVIALWQKCTHLGCAVPWVEEEGQFHCPCHGSLFNEVGDVIGGPAPRPLDFFPAEIKSGEVWVDTSQPTERSKHQPEHITGA, encoded by the coding sequence ATGAGTGAACAAAAAACGAAAAAATCTCTCTCCCGAAGCCAATTTCTGGGGATCGCCTGGGGTGGCTCGCTAAGTCTCATCTTCGCCCAGGCTACTGTTGCCCTGCTGAAATTCATTGAGCCGGTTTCTAGTGGCGGCTTTGGTGGCTCGATATACGCTGGCCTCATTGATGAATTCGCCATCAACAGTATCAATCGCATTTTGGCCGGACGGTTTTTCCTTTCCCGAACCGAAGATGGCGTGATAGCCCTATGGCAAAAATGTACTCACCTAGGTTGTGCGGTGCCGTGGGTTGAGGAAGAGGGACAATTCCATTGCCCCTGCCACGGCTCATTATTCAACGAAGTAGGCGATGTTATCGGTGGCCCGGCCCCGCGCCCGCTCGATTTCTTCCCCGCTGAAATCAAAAGCGGCGAGGTCTGGGTGGATACCAGCCAACCCACCGAAAGAAGCAAACATCAGCCCGAGCATATTACTGGCGCATAG